A genomic segment from Takifugu rubripes chromosome 20, fTakRub1.2, whole genome shotgun sequence encodes:
- the ociad2 gene encoding OCIA domain-containing protein 2 isoform X2 translates to MSSEPSGQKQEGAAAPAALKGEWKCPMGDRHVHRDDLRKVWKECQEESFWYRALPLSLTSMAVTGGLIYNGTWKASKRFGPFPKLAAAGILGFIVGRMSYASTCRSKFQKIGIEGPGFGPWGGGPPFWRGGQGHRCHHVCEECKKKAPAAPAEQVKS, encoded by the exons ATGAGTTCGGAACCATCTGGCCAGAAGCAAGAGGGAGCAGCTGCCCCGGCTGCGCTCAAGGGGGAATGGAAG TGCCCCATGGGGGACCGTCATGTCCACAGGGATGATCTGAGAAAGGTCTGGAAGGAATGTCAGGAGGAGAGCTTCTGGTACAGAG CTCTTCCCCTGTCTCTGACCAGTATGGCTGTCACTGGTGGCCTTATCTACAACG GCACCTGGAAAGCATCAAAACGCTTTGGACCGTTCCCAAAACTAGCAG ctgccggGATCCTCGGTTTTATCGTGGGGAGAATGTCATATGCCTCAACTTGTCGAAGCAAGTTCCAGAAAATTGGCATTGAGGGACCAGGCTTTGGACCATGGGGTGGTGGACCTCCGTTCTGGAGAGGTGgccagggacacag ATGCCatcatgtgtgtgaagaatgtaAGAAGAAGGCTCCGGCTGCACCTGCAGAACAAGTGAAGAGCTAA
- the ociad2 gene encoding OCIA domain-containing protein 2 isoform X1: MSSEPSGQKQEGAAAPAALKGEWKVRSSNAVCPMGDRHVHRDDLRKVWKECQEESFWYRALPLSLTSMAVTGGLIYNGTWKASKRFGPFPKLAAAGILGFIVGRMSYASTCRSKFQKIGIEGPGFGPWGGGPPFWRGGQGHRCHHVCEECKKKAPAAPAEQVKS; the protein is encoded by the exons ATGAGTTCGGAACCATCTGGCCAGAAGCAAGAGGGAGCAGCTGCCCCGGCTGCGCTCAAGGGGGAATGGAAGGTCCGGAGCAGTAACGCTGTT TGCCCCATGGGGGACCGTCATGTCCACAGGGATGATCTGAGAAAGGTCTGGAAGGAATGTCAGGAGGAGAGCTTCTGGTACAGAG CTCTTCCCCTGTCTCTGACCAGTATGGCTGTCACTGGTGGCCTTATCTACAACG GCACCTGGAAAGCATCAAAACGCTTTGGACCGTTCCCAAAACTAGCAG ctgccggGATCCTCGGTTTTATCGTGGGGAGAATGTCATATGCCTCAACTTGTCGAAGCAAGTTCCAGAAAATTGGCATTGAGGGACCAGGCTTTGGACCATGGGGTGGTGGACCTCCGTTCTGGAGAGGTGgccagggacacag ATGCCatcatgtgtgtgaagaatgtaAGAAGAAGGCTCCGGCTGCACCTGCAGAACAAGTGAAGAGCTAA
- the dcun1d4 gene encoding DCN1-like protein 4 isoform X2, with product MHSDAANFQLNSHLTTLANIHKIHHTLHRLNLTEDVAQESHQSACCSRAMPPRKKRRPSAGDDLSAKKSRQDSILYSIFRKHDTSQIREETFSSKRCLEWFYEYAGCDDVVGPEGMEKFCEDIGVEPENVVMLVLAWKLDAQSMGYFTRQEWLRGMSSLQCDSTERLRNSLDYLRSVLNDSTSFKLIYRYAFDFAREKDQRSLDLNTAKCMLGLLLGKTWPLFPVFNQFLESKYKVINKDQWCNVLEFSRTINLDLSNYDEDGAWPVLLDEFVEWYKERQMS from the exons ATGCACTCTGATGCGGCAA ATTTTCAGCTGAATTCTCATTTGACTACATTGGCAAACATCCATAAGATCCATCACACCTTGCACAGACTG AATTTGACAGAAGACGTTGCACAGGAAAGCCACCAATCag CTTGTTGTTCAAGAGCCATGCCTCCTAGGAAAAAGAGGAGACCTTCTGCTGGGGATGACTTGTCAGCCAAGAAAAGTCGCCAGGACAG TATCCTCTACAGCATTTTCAGAAAACACGACACGTCACAAATACGCGAGGAGACATTTTCCAGTAAAAGATGCTTGGAGTGGTTCTATGAATACGCAG GTTGCGATGACGTGGTGGGTCCAGAGGGCATGGAGAAGTTCTGTGAAGACATTGGAGTGGAGCCGGAAAAT GTTGTGATGCTGGTTCTGGCTTGGAAGTTAGATGCCCAGAGTATGGGATATTTCACCCGACAGGAGTGGCTGAGAGGCATGAGCTCACTGCA GTGCGACTCCACAGAGCGGCTGAGGAACTCGCTCGACTACCTGAGATCTGTCCTAAATGACAGCACCAGTTTTAAGCTCATTTATAGATATGCCTTTGATTTCGCTCGG GAAAAAGATCAGAGGAGTTTGGACTTAAACACAGCCAAGTGCATGCTGGGACTTCTTCTCGGAAAGACATGGCCCCTATTTCCCGTCTTTAATCAGTTTTTAGAG TCCAAGTACAAAGTCATCAACAAAGACCAGTGGTGCAATGTTTTAGAGTTCAGTAGGACAATCAATCTAGACCTCAGCAACTACGATGAGGACGGTGCCT GGCCAGTTTTGCTGGATGAGTTTGTGGAATGGTACAAAGAGAGACAGATGTCATAG
- the dcun1d4 gene encoding DCN1-like protein 4 isoform X3, protein MHSDAANFQLNSHLTTLANIHKIHHTLHRLNLTEDVAQESHQSACCSRAMPPRKKRRPSAGDDLSAKKSRQDSIFRKHDTSQIREETFSSKRCLEWFYEYAGCDDVVGPEGMEKFCEDIGVEPENVVMLVLAWKLDAQSMGYFTRQEWLRGMSSLQCDSTERLRNSLDYLRSVLNDSTSFKLIYRYAFDFAREKDQRSLDLNTAKCMLGLLLGKTWPLFPVFNQFLEQSKYKVINKDQWCNVLEFSRTINLDLSNYDEDGAWPVLLDEFVEWYKERQMS, encoded by the exons ATGCACTCTGATGCGGCAA ATTTTCAGCTGAATTCTCATTTGACTACATTGGCAAACATCCATAAGATCCATCACACCTTGCACAGACTG AATTTGACAGAAGACGTTGCACAGGAAAGCCACCAATCag CTTGTTGTTCAAGAGCCATGCCTCCTAGGAAAAAGAGGAGACCTTCTGCTGGGGATGACTTGTCAGCCAAGAAAAGTCGCCAGGACAG CATTTTCAGAAAACACGACACGTCACAAATACGCGAGGAGACATTTTCCAGTAAAAGATGCTTGGAGTGGTTCTATGAATACGCAG GTTGCGATGACGTGGTGGGTCCAGAGGGCATGGAGAAGTTCTGTGAAGACATTGGAGTGGAGCCGGAAAAT GTTGTGATGCTGGTTCTGGCTTGGAAGTTAGATGCCCAGAGTATGGGATATTTCACCCGACAGGAGTGGCTGAGAGGCATGAGCTCACTGCA GTGCGACTCCACAGAGCGGCTGAGGAACTCGCTCGACTACCTGAGATCTGTCCTAAATGACAGCACCAGTTTTAAGCTCATTTATAGATATGCCTTTGATTTCGCTCGG GAAAAAGATCAGAGGAGTTTGGACTTAAACACAGCCAAGTGCATGCTGGGACTTCTTCTCGGAAAGACATGGCCCCTATTTCCCGTCTTTAATCAGTTTTTAGAG CAGTCCAAGTACAAAGTCATCAACAAAGACCAGTGGTGCAATGTTTTAGAGTTCAGTAGGACAATCAATCTAGACCTCAGCAACTACGATGAGGACGGTGCCT GGCCAGTTTTGCTGGATGAGTTTGTGGAATGGTACAAAGAGAGACAGATGTCATAG
- the dcun1d4 gene encoding DCN1-like protein 4 isoform X1 — protein sequence MHSDAANFQLNSHLTTLANIHKIHHTLHRLNLTEDVAQESHQSACCSRAMPPRKKRRPSAGDDLSAKKSRQDSILYSIFRKHDTSQIREETFSSKRCLEWFYEYAGCDDVVGPEGMEKFCEDIGVEPENVVMLVLAWKLDAQSMGYFTRQEWLRGMSSLQCDSTERLRNSLDYLRSVLNDSTSFKLIYRYAFDFAREKDQRSLDLNTAKCMLGLLLGKTWPLFPVFNQFLEQSKYKVINKDQWCNVLEFSRTINLDLSNYDEDGAWPVLLDEFVEWYKERQMS from the exons ATGCACTCTGATGCGGCAA ATTTTCAGCTGAATTCTCATTTGACTACATTGGCAAACATCCATAAGATCCATCACACCTTGCACAGACTG AATTTGACAGAAGACGTTGCACAGGAAAGCCACCAATCag CTTGTTGTTCAAGAGCCATGCCTCCTAGGAAAAAGAGGAGACCTTCTGCTGGGGATGACTTGTCAGCCAAGAAAAGTCGCCAGGACAG TATCCTCTACAGCATTTTCAGAAAACACGACACGTCACAAATACGCGAGGAGACATTTTCCAGTAAAAGATGCTTGGAGTGGTTCTATGAATACGCAG GTTGCGATGACGTGGTGGGTCCAGAGGGCATGGAGAAGTTCTGTGAAGACATTGGAGTGGAGCCGGAAAAT GTTGTGATGCTGGTTCTGGCTTGGAAGTTAGATGCCCAGAGTATGGGATATTTCACCCGACAGGAGTGGCTGAGAGGCATGAGCTCACTGCA GTGCGACTCCACAGAGCGGCTGAGGAACTCGCTCGACTACCTGAGATCTGTCCTAAATGACAGCACCAGTTTTAAGCTCATTTATAGATATGCCTTTGATTTCGCTCGG GAAAAAGATCAGAGGAGTTTGGACTTAAACACAGCCAAGTGCATGCTGGGACTTCTTCTCGGAAAGACATGGCCCCTATTTCCCGTCTTTAATCAGTTTTTAGAG CAGTCCAAGTACAAAGTCATCAACAAAGACCAGTGGTGCAATGTTTTAGAGTTCAGTAGGACAATCAATCTAGACCTCAGCAACTACGATGAGGACGGTGCCT GGCCAGTTTTGCTGGATGAGTTTGTGGAATGGTACAAAGAGAGACAGATGTCATAG
- the dcun1d4 gene encoding DCN1-like protein 4 isoform X4, which translates to MPPRKKRRPSAGDDLSAKKSRQDSILYSIFRKHDTSQIREETFSSKRCLEWFYEYAGCDDVVGPEGMEKFCEDIGVEPENVVMLVLAWKLDAQSMGYFTRQEWLRGMSSLQCDSTERLRNSLDYLRSVLNDSTSFKLIYRYAFDFAREKDQRSLDLNTAKCMLGLLLGKTWPLFPVFNQFLEQSKYKVINKDQWCNVLEFSRTINLDLSNYDEDGAWPVLLDEFVEWYKERQMS; encoded by the exons ATGCCTCCTAGGAAAAAGAGGAGACCTTCTGCTGGGGATGACTTGTCAGCCAAGAAAAGTCGCCAGGACAG TATCCTCTACAGCATTTTCAGAAAACACGACACGTCACAAATACGCGAGGAGACATTTTCCAGTAAAAGATGCTTGGAGTGGTTCTATGAATACGCAG GTTGCGATGACGTGGTGGGTCCAGAGGGCATGGAGAAGTTCTGTGAAGACATTGGAGTGGAGCCGGAAAAT GTTGTGATGCTGGTTCTGGCTTGGAAGTTAGATGCCCAGAGTATGGGATATTTCACCCGACAGGAGTGGCTGAGAGGCATGAGCTCACTGCA GTGCGACTCCACAGAGCGGCTGAGGAACTCGCTCGACTACCTGAGATCTGTCCTAAATGACAGCACCAGTTTTAAGCTCATTTATAGATATGCCTTTGATTTCGCTCGG GAAAAAGATCAGAGGAGTTTGGACTTAAACACAGCCAAGTGCATGCTGGGACTTCTTCTCGGAAAGACATGGCCCCTATTTCCCGTCTTTAATCAGTTTTTAGAG CAGTCCAAGTACAAAGTCATCAACAAAGACCAGTGGTGCAATGTTTTAGAGTTCAGTAGGACAATCAATCTAGACCTCAGCAACTACGATGAGGACGGTGCCT GGCCAGTTTTGCTGGATGAGTTTGTGGAATGGTACAAAGAGAGACAGATGTCATAG